A genomic region of Bacillota bacterium contains the following coding sequences:
- a CDS encoding helicase, producing MGARQRREVAEQVAGVPDGEERVLVATGRYIGEGFDDARLDTLFLAMPVSWRAVLQQYAGRLHRLHEGKRVVMIYDYADVHVPVLVRMYGKRLKGYRLSGCLSSSAS from the coding sequence ATGGGAGCCAGGCAGCGGCGGGAAGTGGCCGAGCAGGTGGCTGGTGTCCCGGACGGCGAGGAGCGCGTGCTGGTCGCCACCGGTAGGTACATCGGCGAAGGTTTCGACGACGCCCGGCTGGACACGCTGTTTCTGGCCATGCCTGTTTCCTGGCGGGCGGTCCTCCAGCAGTACGCGGGCAGGCTGCACCGCCTGCACGAAGGCAAGCGGGTGGTGATGATCTATGACTACGCTGACGTCCACGTCCCGGTGCTCGTCCGCATGTACGGGAAGCGGCTGAAGGGCTACCGCTTGAGCGGGTGCCTCTCGAGCAGCGCCTCATGA
- a CDS encoding 2-oxoisovalerate dehydrogenase, which translates to MDSEIVFLVEESPEGGYQARALGYSIFTEADSLAELKEAVRDAVRCHFDDDQDRPRVIRLHFVRDEVLALFPTRPVPAYWSIP; encoded by the coding sequence GTGGATTCCGAGATCGTATTCCTGGTGGAGGAATCCCCCGAGGGCGGCTACCAGGCGCGCGCGCTTGGCTACTCAATCTTCACCGAGGCGGATTCCCTCGCGGAACTCAAGGAAGCCGTGCGCGATGCTGTCCGCTGTCACTTCGACGATGACCAGGACCGCCCGCGTGTGATCCGCCTTCACTTTGTCAGGGACGAGGTCCTCGCGCTGTTCCCAACTCGCCCGGTTCCGGCATACTGGTCAATTCCGTGA
- a CDS encoding tripartite tricarboxylate transporter permease, with product MCGRTSTRASFRSHAGASCCHFRGSERSSAAAKPKGSGGVVLGLLVATVGADPQTGVPRLTFGSADLVSGFELVPALVGLFAFGEVFRELSHGIDQYAGTGRVGNSARTSSLTK from the coding sequence ATGTGTGGGAGAACTTCGACCCGAGCGAGTTTCCGTTCCCATGCCGGCGCGAGCTGCTGCCACTTCCGTGGGTCCGAGCGCTCGAGTGCGGCAGCGAAGCCGAAAGGGTCGGGGGGTGTGGTGCTGGGGTTGCTGGTGGCGACAGTTGGTGCCGACCCCCAGACCGGCGTACCGCGTCTTACTTTCGGAAGTGCCGACCTAGTAAGTGGTTTTGAGCTTGTCCCTGCGCTGGTGGGACTGTTTGCCTTCGGAGAGGTCTTCAGGGAGCTCTCTCACGGAATTGACCAGTATGCCGGAACCGGGCGAGTTGGGAACAGCGCGAGGACCTCGTCCCTGACAAAGTGA
- the asnB gene encoding asparagine synthase (glutamine-hydrolyzing) — protein MCGIAGWVDWDQDLTRHRDIVERMGATLACRGPDDSGVWLSEHVGLAHRRLAVVDPAGGAQPMVRHRGTRTAVIVYNGEIYNTPELRRELEAMDWTFRGHSDTEVLLAAYMQWGPRCVERLNGIFAFAIWDDRDQSLFLARDRLGVKPLFYARRGNDLIFGSELKALLAHPAVEPEVDAEGLAEVLVMGPARTPGHGVFRGVCELKPGYWLFFGRRGSRLHRYWFLESRPHEDGLPATAGRIRELIQDAVRRQIVADVPVCTLLSGGVDSSAVTAFAAGELSRAGSEPLRSYSVDYAGNDRHFHSSAFQPDTDGPWAARVSRFLGTRHRVVLIDSASLADALSRGVCARDLPGMADVDASLYLLCREVRREATVALSGECADELFGGYPWFRREEDLNSGTFPWVRMLERRTRLYSPEILGYVRPERYLACRYQEALEEVPGLPGEDPRSARMREVLYLTLTRFMPILLDRKDRMSMAVGLEVRVPYCDHRLVEYVWNVPWSMKCCDGREKGVLRRALADILPADVLARPKSPYPKTHDPMYLARVRERVLRILEDPSSPLLPLVDLQAVRQFATSEVETFELPWFGQLMSGPQLLAYLVQLDVWLREYRVAIR, from the coding sequence TTGCCGCGGGCCTGACGACTCCGGCGTCTGGCTTTCGGAGCATGTGGGGTTGGCTCACCGGCGGCTGGCGGTGGTTGATCCGGCGGGGGGAGCCCAGCCTATGGTCCGGCACCGCGGCACGCGTACCGCCGTAATCGTGTACAACGGAGAGATTTATAACACACCGGAACTTCGCCGGGAACTCGAGGCGATGGACTGGACATTTCGGGGGCACTCGGACACGGAGGTGCTCCTCGCCGCGTACATGCAGTGGGGCCCGCGATGCGTCGAGCGCCTCAACGGCATATTTGCCTTCGCCATATGGGACGACCGCGACCAGAGCCTCTTCCTGGCCCGAGATCGCCTGGGGGTTAAGCCCCTCTTCTACGCTCGGCGGGGGAACGACCTCATCTTCGGCTCCGAGCTGAAGGCTCTGCTCGCCCACCCCGCCGTCGAGCCGGAAGTGGATGCCGAGGGTCTGGCTGAGGTACTGGTCATGGGCCCGGCCCGGACCCCGGGGCACGGGGTCTTCCGGGGGGTTTGCGAATTGAAACCCGGCTACTGGCTTTTCTTTGGGCGCCGGGGGTCGCGCCTGCACCGCTACTGGTTCCTGGAAAGCCGCCCTCACGAGGACGGCCTCCCTGCGACCGCGGGGAGGATACGGGAGCTTATTCAGGACGCCGTCCGGCGTCAGATCGTCGCCGACGTGCCCGTTTGCACGCTTCTCTCCGGCGGTGTCGACTCCAGTGCGGTAACGGCCTTTGCCGCCGGTGAGCTGTCGCGTGCGGGTTCGGAGCCGCTCCGCTCGTACTCGGTGGATTACGCGGGCAACGACCGCCACTTCCACTCGAGCGCTTTCCAGCCGGACACGGACGGACCCTGGGCAGCCCGCGTATCGCGGTTCTTGGGCACCCGCCACCGGGTGGTGTTGATAGACAGCGCTTCCCTGGCCGATGCCCTTTCCCGGGGGGTTTGCGCCCGCGACCTGCCCGGGATGGCTGATGTGGACGCATCCCTCTACCTCTTGTGCCGGGAAGTGAGGCGGGAAGCCACTGTGGCCCTGTCGGGGGAATGCGCGGACGAACTGTTCGGTGGATATCCGTGGTTCCGCCGAGAAGAAGACCTCAATTCCGGGACCTTTCCCTGGGTACGCATGCTCGAGCGGCGCACGCGCCTGTACTCGCCTGAGATCCTCGGCTACGTGCGCCCGGAGCGGTACCTGGCTTGCCGTTATCAGGAAGCCCTCGAGGAGGTGCCCGGGCTGCCCGGGGAAGACCCCCGTTCCGCCCGGATGCGGGAAGTGCTGTACCTCACGCTGACCCGGTTCATGCCCATCCTCCTTGACCGGAAGGACCGCATGAGCATGGCGGTGGGGCTGGAGGTTCGCGTGCCGTACTGTGACCACCGGCTGGTGGAGTATGTGTGGAACGTCCCCTGGTCGATGAAGTGTTGCGACGGGCGGGAAAAGGGCGTACTGCGCAGAGCCCTCGCAGACATACTGCCGGCTGACGTGCTGGCCAGACCGAAGAGCCCATACCCCAAGACCCACGACCCCATGTACCTGGCCCGTGTGCGGGAGCGGGTGCTGCGTATCCTGGAGGATCCTTCGTCGCCTCTCCTGCCTCTGGTCGACCTGCAGGCGGTCCGCCAGTTTGCCACTTCGGAGGTAGAGACATTTGAGCTGCCGTGGTTCGGGCAGCTGATGAGCGGGCCACAACTGCTTGCCTACCTGGTGCAGCTGGATGTCTGGCTGAGAGAGTACCGCGTGGCCATCCGGTAA